The proteins below come from a single Zea mays cultivar B73 chromosome 8, Zm-B73-REFERENCE-NAM-5.0, whole genome shotgun sequence genomic window:
- the LOC109941610 gene encoding basic salivary proline-rich protein 1-like codes for MVSSKISIIGAITSPIVVIVALTLLITLLAPTVDAQPYSTMPPSMIGDLLPRTRVPPSGPSHPPPMAAMPPSWRMPSAGPMKPPSMAAMSPDVVGDLLPRGRVPPSGPSHPPPLVAMSPDVVGDLLPRGPSHPPPRVAMSPDVVGDLLPRGPSHPPPRVAMSPDVVGDLLPRGPSHPPPRVAMSPDVVGDLLPRGPSHPPPRVAMSPDVVGDLLPRGPSHPPPRVAMSLDVVGDLLPRGRVPPSGPSHPPPLVVMSPSIVGDLLPRGPSHPPPLEEMIEYSNDVLGANDKLVGNVRMNT; via the coding sequence ATGGTTAGCAGCAAGATTAGTATTATCGGAGCCATCACATCTCCAATTGTGGTTATAGTGGCACTGACACTATTGATCACACTTTTGGCACCGACAGTAGATGCACAACCATACTCAACAATGCCACCTAGCATGATCGGAGATTTATTGCCACGGACGAGAGTACCTCCGTCTGGGCCTAGCCATCCTCCACCCATGGCGGCGATGCCACCATCATGGAGAATGCCATCTGCTGGACCTATGAAGCCTCCTTCCATGGCGGCGATGTCACCTGATGTTGTTGGGGATTTGCTACCACGAGGAAGAGTACCACCCTCCGGGCCTAGCCATCCACCACCCTTGGTGGCGATGTCACCTGATGTTGTTGGGGATTTGCTACCACGAGGACCTAGCCATCCGCCACCAAGGGTGGCGATGTCACCTGATGTTGTTGGGGATTTGCTACCACGAGGACCTAGCCATCCGCCACCAAGGGTAGCGATGTCACCTGATGTTGTTGGGGATTTGCTACCACGAGGACCTAGCCATCCGCCACCAAGGGTGGCGATGTCACCTGATGTTGTTGGGGATTTGCTACCACGAGGACCTAGCCATCCGCCACCAAGGGTGGCGATGTCACCTGATGTTGTTGGGGATTTGCTACCACGAGGACCTAGCCATCCGCCACCAAGGGTGGCGATGTCACTTGATGTTGTTGGGGATTTGCTACCACGAGGAAGAGTACCACCCTCAGGACCTAGCCATCCCCCACCCTTGGTggtgatgtcacctagcattgttGGGGATTTGCTACCACGAGGACCTAGCCATCCACCACCCTTGGAGGAAATGATCGAGTATAGCAATGATGTCCTCGGTGCGAATGATAAACTTGTTGGTAATGTAAGGATGAATACATAA